A single region of the Podospora pseudopauciseta strain CBS 411.78 chromosome 1, whole genome shotgun sequence genome encodes:
- the MDE1 gene encoding Methylthioribulose-1-phosphate dehydratase (EggNog:ENOG503NV09; COG:E) has product MTPPTTGLPAENTTDNNDHLVQSDDPEHPANLIPSLCAKFWTLGWVTGTGGGASIRDGDLVYLAPSGVQKELMKPSDIYVLSLAAQAQSLSRRQRVYLRSPPVYKPSQCTPLFLAAFTKRNAGCCIHTHSHWAVLVTLILEQQGSKEFRINNIEQIKGFGKGFQKSGNLGYHDTLVIPVIENTAHEEDLTEFLEEAMDKYPDTYAVLVRRHGVYVWGDNVHKAKTQCESLDYLFQLAVEMKQLGLPWITDIEPTIPTRKD; this is encoded by the exons ATGACCCCGCCAACCACCGGCCTGCCGGCCGAGAAcaccaccgacaacaacgaccATCTCGTACAGTCGGATGACCCCGAGCACCCGGCGAACTTGATCCCCTCGCTTTGCGCAAAGTTCTGGACTCTTGGTTGGGTGACCGGCACCGGCGGTGGTGCCTCTATTCGCGATGG CGACCTAGTCTACCTCGCCCCTTCGGGAGTTCAAAAGGAGCTCATGAAGCCCTCCGACATCTACGTCCTCTCTCTCGCCGCCCAGGCGCAATCCCTCTCCCGCCGCCAGCGAGTCTACCTCCGCAGCCCACCGGTTTACAAGCCCAGCCAGTgcacccccctcttcctcgccgccttcaCCAAGCGCAATGCCGGCTGCTGCATCCACACCCACTCCCACTGGGCCGTCCTCGTGACGTTGATCCTCGAACAGCAAGGAAGCAAGGAGTTCCGCATCAACAACATTGAGCAGATCAAGGGGTTCGGCAAGGGTTTCCAGAAGAGCGGGAACCTTGGGTACCATGATACGCTTGTGATTCCCGTGATTGAGAACACGGCGCATGAGGAGGACCTGACggagtttttggaggaggcaaTGGACAAGTACCCGGATACGTATGCTGTGTTGGTAAGGAGGCATGGTGTTTATGTTTGGGGGGATAATGTCCACAAAGCGAAGACACAGTGTGAGAG CTTGGACTACCTCTTCCAACTAGCCGTCGAGATGAAGCAGCTCGGTCTGCCCTGGATCACAGACATCGAGCCGACCATCCCGACAAGAAAGGATTAG
- a CDS encoding hypothetical protein (EggNog:ENOG503P5BR; COG:Q): protein MTATMASPDTTIVLITGANQGIGFEIAKKLATEHKDYHIIMAGRRKQPLEEAVSPLESRGLSVEPLILDVTSDASIAAAVSHVSSTHGRLDVLINNAGISEHAFDNIPDIPPRQKWAIILDTNVTSVAMVTDAFIPLMEKSAKVRRIVMMGSVMGSLTCRADKGHHCHVDTYTAYCASKTALNMLSLHYVIRFEKAEGEDGDGEGWKVNVCCPGYCSTNLNKFQGLKSVEEGAVNAVRLATMEGEGETGSYSAKEGRIPW from the coding sequence ATGACCGCAACCATGGCCTCACCAGACACCAccatcgtcctcatcacGGGCGCCAACCAAGGCATCGGCTTCGAAATCGCCAAAAAGCTCGCCACCGAACACAAAGACTaccacatcatcatggcCGGCCGCCGCAAGCAACCGCTCGAAGAAGCAGTCAGCCCCCTTGAATCTCGAGGCCTATCCGTCGAACCCCTCATCCTAGACGTAACCTCGGACGCCTCCATCGCCGCAGCAGTATCCCACGTCTCATCCACCCACGGCCGCCTCGACGTGTTGATCAACAACGCTGGTATATCCGAACACGCCTTCGACAACATCCCCGACATCCCCCCCCGTCAAAAATGGGCCATAATCCTAGACACAAACGTTACCTCGGTAGCCATGGTCACGGACGCGTTTATACCCCTGATGGAGAAGTCCGCCAAGGTGAGAAGGAtagtgatgatggggtcgGTGATGGGGAGCTTGACATGCAGGGCGGACAAGGGGCACCATTGCCATGTGGATACTTATACTGCTTACTGTGCCAGCAAGACGGCGTTGAACATGCTCAGTTTGCATTATGTGATTAGGTTTGAGaaggctgagggggaggatggggatggggaagggtgGAAGGTGAACGTTTGTTGTCCGGGGTATTGCAGTACGAATTTGAATAAGTTTCAGGGGCTTAAgagtgtggaggagggggcggtaAATGCTGTCAGGTTGGCTACGATggaaggtgaaggggagACGGGGAGTTACTCTGCTAAGGAGGGGCGTATACCATGGTGA
- a CDS encoding hypothetical protein (EggNog:ENOG503PHWC): MSSVLGRLPALITILFLALAVSQALCFIAADDDSEADLTRYMAIRSDPVPGTPALLGLTEHIFGVGRRDCLANGTNFCFDNNVDSCSGCGNCCRDGDRKYCCAAGRPCCGSGCCLAGQICSPKGDCVSSVETVTITKTIFETTTRIATQRATILVVKIESSTVVSTVDVTVSSADTQTNIVWKTVTITAPPAKRSAVLLEVPHSNKNNHPFKVPSITRLFISLVLEKNSSGSRNKRRGGVGGFIPRQNPSTSTITKFVTEIADVVSTTSTTVMAQTTSTFVTTVFQTNTRVLHALATVVETSTLTITSRPPVVQTITTTASLILPPLITSTDVSSIPSTSSSPTTTSTPAPSQSLPPTTIAGIAAGTSVLALVLAGLVIFFIRRRRYQTQRPASALFPFDPNDPEHDYQKTIPTTTVTAEPTLPRILPHFAPAAPAHHHSQPPALTPAYQSPPQDQQQQHRRNSSGFTTLVGTPPGSTGSSSAVLAKGKAKEYRKSGSSSSPPPIAEVQGSEVPVEGAVEVEGSPVSCSGSGSGNGGGRGSMG; encoded by the exons ATGTCGTCCGTCTTAGGCCGGCTGCCTGCTCTCATCACAATTCTATTCTTGGCACTTGCCGTTAGTCAAGCCTTATGCTTCATTGCGGCAGATGATGATTCCGAGGCCGATCTGACCCGGTACATGGCAATACGGAGCGATCCCGTCCCCGGTACACCCGCTTTACTCGGTCTTACGGAGCATATCTTCGGCGTTGGAAGACGGGACTGCCTCGCGAATGGGACAAACTTTTGCTTCGACAATAATGTCGATTCATGCTCCGGTTGTGGGAATTGCTGTCGTGACGGTGATCGAAAATACTGTTGTGCCGCTGGACGACCATGTTGTGGATCGGGATGCTGTTTGGCTGGCCAGATATGTTCTCCCAAGGGGGATTGCGTCTCGTCCGT GGAGACGGTGACGATTACCAAGACTATCTtcgaaaccaccacccgaaTCGCAACACAGCGAGCTACCATCCTTGTGGTCAAGATCGAGTCTTCCACCGTTGTATCGACAGTTGATGTGACTGTCTCGAGCGCTGACACCCAGACCAACATCGTCTGGAAGACTGTGACCATCACCGCTCCTCCAGCCAAACGATCTGCTGTGCTGCTGGAAGTGCCGCATTCTAACAAAAACAACCATCCGTTCAAGGTTCCGTCCATCACCAGGCTCTTCATCTCTCTGGTGCTTGAGAAAAACTCTTCAGGCAGTAGAAACAAACGGCGAGGAGGCGTTGGCGGATTTATACCGAGACAAAATCCTTCAACGAGCACCATCACTAAGTTTGTCACAGAAATCGCCGACGTCGTTAGCACGACCTCGACGACTGTCATGGCTCAGACAACGTCAACCTTTGTGACGACAGTCTTTCAAACAAACACTCG AGTCCTCCACGCCCTCGCAACCGTTGTCGAGACCTCCACCCTTACCATAACCTCCAGGCCCCCGGTAGTCCAAACAATAACCACAACCGCCAGTCTaatcctcccaccccttaTAACTTCTACCGATGTTTCTTCTATACCATCCACATCTTcgtcaccaaccaccacctccaccccagcACCCTCTCAGTCCCTTCCCCCAACAACAATAGCAGGCATCGCAGCTGGCACCAGCGTCCTAGCCCTCGTTCTTGCGGGTCTAGTCATCTTTTtcatccgccgccgccgctacCAAACCCAACGCCCAGCTTCggccctcttcccctttgACCCCAACGATCCCGAGCATGACTACCAAAAGACGATTCCCACGACAACCGTCACAGCGGAACCGACTCTACCGAGGATATTACCTCACTTTGCCCCAGCAGCACCGGCTCATCACCACTCCCAGCCACCTGCTCTGACGCCAGCGTATCAATCTCCGCCGCAggaccagcagcagcagcacaggAGGAACAGCTCGGGGTTCACGACGCTGGTGGGGACGCCGCCTGGGAGCACGGGGAGTAGTAGTGCTGTTCTTGCCAAGGGTAAGGCAAAGGAGTACAGAAAATCAggctcgtcgtcgtcaccgccgccgatTGCTGAGGTTCAGGGGAGTGAGGTGCCTgttgagggggcggtggaggtaGAGGGGAGTCCAGTTAGTTGTTCTGGGTCTGGGTCGGGGAatggggggggaagggggtcgATGGGTtga
- the SLD5 gene encoding GINS complex subunit (BUSCO:EOG09264VZ7; COG:L; EggNog:ENOG503NXNA) — protein MDIDDILREVDPTFHAVPQEKRNLQELTRAWIAERSAPELLPWPADGLFERVNDSIKRQIEKVEEMTGDMDPKTNFALIVIQTELERFKYLVRSYVRARISKIDRHTLHYLSTDALRARLSEMELAYATRHQALLHNHYLSSFLSSFPSALQNINDSAGINMVETPDLESAVFIRLLKDTLVEGRGVDSDGAMDGRESDIVILRWADAKTLVENGSAELV, from the exons ATGGACATCGACGACATTCTCAGGGAAGTCGACCCGACCTTCCATGCCGTGCCGCAAGAAAAGCGTAATCTTCAAGAGTTAACGCGTGCCTGGATTGCCGAGCGATCAGCGCCCGAGCTTCTCCC CTGGCCGGCAGATGGCCTCTTCGAACGCGTCAATGATAGTATCAAGCGCCAGATCGAAAAGGTCGAGGAGATGACCGGCGACATGGACCCCAAGACCAACTTTGCTCTCATCGTCATACAAACCGAACTGGAGCGCTTCAAGTACCTCGTTCGAAGCTACGTCCGCGCTCGAATTTCAAAGATAGACAGACACACTCTACACTACCTCTCGACCGACGCGCTGAGAGCCCGACTTTCCGAAATGGAGCTAGCCTATGCGACCCGTCACCAGGCTCTTCTTCACAACCACTACCTCTCGTCgttcctctcttcttttccttcagCCTTGCAAAACATCAACGACTCGGCGGGTATCAACATGGTGGAAACTCCAGATCTTGAGTCGGCTGTGTTCATCAGGCTGCTAAAGGACACTTTGGTCGAAGGGCGCGGTGTTGACTCGGACGGTGCCATGGACGGGCGAGAAAGCGATATCGTCATTTTGCGATGGGCCGATGCAAAGACCCTGGTAGAAAATGGAAGCGCAGAACTGGTGTGA
- a CDS encoding hypothetical protein (EggNog:ENOG503P6FE), giving the protein MRVTSLILTSALAALASAQGTSTTVSVNTSIDPATAAQNSQQAEILRCINACTPGDVNCTAKCNPVPNPGEQDVEATNKCVSECPKGNGTEADNLAYGQCYNACVAAHYYTATPGVAPKPTGGSSSGNGNSNNSGNNNNNNSDNNNNNNNNNNNDDDDNNDDGEEGGNGTTNNQEGNPTTTGAPASVTSNAAVPGAVVGSGMGLLAFLGAVMAL; this is encoded by the exons ATGCGCGTCAcatccctcatcctcaccagcgccctcgccgccctcgccagcGCCCAgggcacctccaccaccgtctcggTCAACACCTCCATCGACCCAgccaccgccgcccaaaACTCCCAGCAGGCCGAGATCCTCCGCTGCATCAACGCCTGCACCCCCGGCGACGTCAACTGCACGGCCAAGTGCAACCCAGTGCCCAACCCCGGCGAGCAAGAT GTCGAAGCCACAAACAAGTGCGTCTCCGAATGCCCCAAGGGCAACGGCACCGAAGCCGACAACCTCGCCTACGGCCAGTGCTACAACGCCTGCGTCGCCGCCCACTACTACACCGCCACCCCCGGTGTTGCTCCCAAGCCCACTGGTGGCTCTAGCTCTGGCAatggcaacagcaacaactctggtaacaacaacaataacaactctgacaacaacaacaacaacaacaacaacaacaacaacgacgacgatgacaacaatgatgatggcgaggaaggcgggAACGGCACTACCAACAACCAGGAGGGCAACCCCACTACTACTGGCGCCCCGGCTAGCGTGACCAGCAACGCTGCCGTTCCCGGTGCTGTTGTCGGCTCCGGGATGGGGTTGTTAGCTTTTTTGGGTGCTGTTATGGCTTTGTAA
- a CDS encoding hypothetical protein (COG:S; EggNog:ENOG503P1DE), with protein MKCSPQSASGSDTSNMRDITELPHELFLIVISHLSPRTCVRCRSVSRRWHHAFTDEANCLLLLRWNFPRCREMRLAALLSSPAPQKSADNLPPNLKAELVRFAQVRRVWSSTFAHVARRYHHLNRATARVVEKLDMAPSQNNLFSFWGVAPWNRYLRLHEKTASFHYPDPSWWYSQEDGVLVYPATRPEGDSPPLETTGHIYHIVDLSTKLEFPVPFDVRQKHIRRVRLAQGVLVFEWAEVLPYHQLNDREVVHRHYVSIFDVLRHPSTTTTHCTWSITFRSEFKLHFLGLPLNRSDRFFSAHTATHYAVYFWQPNRSLYQDDPIEQLAVWDISSPSPYRPSEDPKGRKRPSVERTPSLPTGLWSGKSSSTATTRSPPQADVSNDAASSSDMEQPRRRLSASQTTTAPGPFVIRRIAWSQLDFYGLRQRATPQLRNLSLDGKNLYFIEEEHRWADGQHSSLSPPRAHLVRSTGIPIIPFDDQDNSSQGQGHVVQGPVFLDSCGADGDVNMNFCRRVAPASSVSVWPPPSIGGLNAVRGRGLIEQLRPREKKEETSEWGGIAKHLAPCWRHEDFPYLTVSEMVDGEAGVRVSAMHCFMLETLSVHVRPRLTVGGEGLDEGKGKVDREEIVRRTRVKEFGVMRGDAGEEVNMWGELLAKGHISGDERWVVGEDEQGLITVLRF; from the coding sequence ATGAAGTGCTCACCACAGTCTGCTTCTGGCTCAGATACCAGCAACATGAGGGACATCACCGAACTGCCGCATGAGCTCTTCCTCATTGTCATATCTCACCTCTCACCGCGAACCTGCGTGCGATGTCGCTCCGTTTCCCGCCGATGGCACCACGCCTTTACCGACGAGGCCAACTGCCTCCTGCTCCTACGGTGGAATTTCCCACGATGTCGTGAGATGCGTCTGGCGGCGCTCCTATCCTCACCCGCCCCTCAGAAATCAGCAgacaacctccctcccaacctcaAGGCTGAATTGGTCCGGTTTGCCCAAGTACGCCGCGTTTGGTCGTCCACCTTTGCCCATGTCGCTCGACggtaccaccacctcaaccggGCCACGGCCCGAGTGGTGGAAAAGCTAGACATGGCACCCTCCCaaaacaacctcttctccttttggGGTGTGGCCCCCTGGAACCGCTATCTCCGTCTACACGAAAAGACAGCCAGCTTCCACTACCCCGACCCATCATGGTGGTACAGTCAGGAGGACGGCGTGCTGGTCTACCCTGCCACCCGGCCAGAAGGGGACTCACCACCGCTTGAAACAACAGGGCACATCTACCACATAGTTGACCTATCCACCAAACTAGAATTCCCCGTCCCGTTCGACGTTAGACAAAAGCACATCCGTCGAGTAAGACTAGCCCAGGGAGTTTTGGTCTTTGAATGGGCCGAAGTCCTACCCTACCATCAACTTAACGACCGCGAAGTAGTCCACAGGCATTATGTCTCCATCTTTGATGTTCTCCGtcatccatccaccaccaccacccactgcACCTGGTCCATAACCTTCCGCTCAGAGTTCAAACTCCActtcctcggcctccccctcaaccgcTCCGACCGCTTCTTCTCAGCTCACACAGCAACCCACTACGCGGTCTACTTTTGGCAACCAAACCGCTCGCTTTATCAAGACGACCCGATAGAACAGCTAGCAGTGTGGGACATTtcttccccatctccctACCGACCATCAGAAGACCCAAAAGGGAGGAAACGTCCCAGCGTGGAACGGACACCTTCTCTCCCGACGGGTCTATGGAGCGGTAAATCATCTTCTACCGCCACAACACGCAGTCCCCCGCAGGCAGACGTGTCAAACgacgccgcctcctcctcagacaTGGAACAACCCCGCCGCCGGCTTTCGGCCtcacaaaccaccaccgcccccggCCCGTTTGTTATCAGGCGTATAGCCTGGTCCCAACTAGACTTTTACGGCCTGCGACAACGAGCTACGCCCCAGCTGAGGAACTTGTCGCTGGATGGGAAGAATCTGTATTtcatcgaggaggagcacAGGTGGGCGGATGGGCAGCACTCTAGTCTTTCTCCTCCGAGGGCGCACCTTGTTCGGTCGACTGGTATACCGATTATTCCTTTTGATGATCAGGACAACTCTTCCCAGGGTCAGGGTCATGTGGTGCAAGGCCCGGTGTTTCTTGATAGTTGTggggcggatggggatgtgAACATGAATTTTTGTCGAAGGGTGGCTCCCGCAAGTTCGGTGAGCGTGTGGCCGCCGCCTAGCATTGGGGGTTTGAACgcggtgagggggaggggtttgatTGAACAGTTACGGCCccgggagaagaaggaggaaacGTCGGAGTGGGGCGGGATAGCAAAGCATTTGGCGCCGTGCTGGAGGCATGAGGATTTTCCTTATTTGACTGTTTCTGAGATGGTCGATGGGGAGGCTGGGGTTAGGGTGAGCGCGATGCATTGTTTTATGCTGGAGACGTTGAGTGTGCATGTCAGGCCGAGGTTGACGGTTGGAGGcgaggggttggatgaggggaaagggaaggtggacagggaggagattgtgaggaggacgagggtgaAGGAGTTTGGGGTTATGAGGGGGGatgcgggggaggaggtcaaTATGTGGGGGGAGTTGCTTGCAAAGGGGCACATCAGTGGGGATGAGaggtgggttgttggggaggatgagcaAGGGTTGATAACGGTGTTGAGGTTCTAG
- the RIM8 gene encoding ph-response sensor protein (COG:S; EggNog:ENOG503NXBQ), whose protein sequence is MGYSKSADNRAAASALVSAQASTSVDDTSSSRRSFFARLSLPLRQRARHITDFHIRPAEPYRKYGAGDHVLGAVILTVVKPVRITHLTVALHGFVRVYKGPGAPANEPIVNPAEIPTNTGRGARQKSHSVGRVNLFEDEQTLSADGRLEPGRYEFNFELLFPSKGLPSSIDFERGTISYRITATLTRPPSITTKIDQRSAVECPIHLIERVDIGPLKPPPSRTIYLEPISKRPRKKKQPGSTLEKAATTVSHDPPERSSDLDSTRANENSTEGSLSVLGDDQGHGPPANDGPGPLQSDVRSISGDSAQTSSTTPSRNGDIMYTTPSVISQGGKKGPALKDRTITATVELLKGGCLPGDVVPIKISVQHIRQLKSMHGVIVTLYRLGRIDSAPTSVLSRELSQSQSRSEKEEIYPKSKTGLGGLSLSSAGSCSVFRKDLSQAINPLWIDPATMSASFTTLIRVPEDVFPTIKGVPYEMIKFQYHIEVLVDLGGKLAGQIQGNKVASGLRMSIPGVPLGPTSSAHDTGSPSVATWGSSIIDTDRLRREKGVISVLFEVIVGTTDSERLKAKGLSKLPSPVRTVSVRESDYHYQAPDHVHPWPASHEPEGYGPESAYPQDYPPFPTPYPAQSNQQIPYWETVPAQPPPPPPVPHYIPPPDVPDESSLNEKERIRRAEQRLLPSQPPDAPVAAGPSNSSDVVNGENIYDADDTPSAPPDLALPAESPPEEPPSAPTLEELSGGAVMNSTEDKQELERRRLLAEASAPPEFPEDYDDNAMAGPSGSSIPPSAPPIVSAVVADFEPTAPVINDEEEDYGRHFSYAGASPGAGRGPVDAVGEELPRYER, encoded by the exons ATGGGCTATTCCAAGTCCGCCGACAACCGCGCCGCCGCCTCTGCCCTGGTGTCCGCGCAAGCCTCGACATCGGTTGACGACACATCTTCATCGCGCCGGTCCTTCTTTGCCCGCCTcagcctccccctccgccaacgCGCCCGTCACATCACCGATTTCCACATCCGCCCGGCCGAGCCCTACCGCAAGTATGGCGCTGGAGACCATGTGTTGGGCGCCGTGATCTTGACCGTCGTCAAGCCCGTCCGAATCACCCATTTGACCGTGGCATTGCACGGCTTCGTACGCGTATACAAGGGCCCAGGTGCGCCCGCCAACGAGCCGATTGTCAATCCCGCCGAGATTCCAACAAACACTGGCCGCGGCGCGCGCCAGAAGAGCCACAGTGTTGGGCGCGTCAATTTGTTTGAGGACGAGCAAACACTCAGCGCCGATGGCCGGCTCGAGCCGGGCCGCTACGAATTCAACTTTGAACTGTTATTTCCCTCAAAGGGGCTTCCTAGCAGTATCGAT TTTGAGCGTGGCACTATTTCCTACAGGATCACTGCGACTTTGACACGTCCGCCATCCATCACTACCAAAATAGACCAGAGGTCGGCTGTTGAGTGCCCAATTCATCTCATCGAAAGGGTCGATATTGGTCCTCTTAAACCGCCACCGTCGCGTACTATCTACCTAGAACCAATATCAAAACGTCcacggaagaagaagcaaccTGGGTCCACATTAGAAAaggccgccaccaccgtttCACATGATCCACCAGAACGGTCATCCGATTTGGACTCGACTCGGGCAAATGAGAACTCTACCGAGGGCTCCTTGTCCGTCCTCGGCGATGATCAAGGGCATGGCCCACCAGCTAACGATGGCCCGGGACCGTTACAAAGCGACGTCCGCAGCATCAGCGGCGATAGCGCCCAGACCAGCAGTACCACCCCGAGCAGGAACGGCGACATAATGTATACAACACCGTCGGTCATATCGCAGGGTGGAAAGAAGGGACCGGCACTGAAGGACCGGACCATCACAGCGACAGTAGAGTTGCTAAAGGGTGGCTGCCTTCCTGGAGATGTGGTTCCCATCAAGATCTCGGTGCAGCACATCCGCCAACTAAAAAGCATGCACGGTGTGATAGTCACTCTCTACAGGCTCGGTCGCATAGACTCAGCTCCCACAAGTGTACTTTCTAGGGAACTATCGCAAAGCCAAAGCCGAtctgagaaggaagagaTTTATCCCAAGTCGAAAACTGGGCTGGGAGGTCTATCCCTTTCGTCGGCCGGCTCTTGCAGTGTCTTCCGGAAAGACCTTTCCCAGGCTATCAACCCTCTCTGGATTGACCCAGCCACCATGAGCGCCAGCTTCACAACTCTGATCAGAGTTCCCGAGGACGTATTTCCAACCATCAAGGGCGTCCCTTATGAGATGATCAAATTTCAATATCACATCGAGGTATTGGTCGATCTAGGAGGGAAGCTTGCCGGCCAGATTCAAGGCAACAAGGTAGCTTCTGGGTTGCGAATGAGCATTCCTGGGGTCCCTCTGGGCCCGACATCCAGTGCCCACGACACCGGCTCACCTTCCGTCGCAACATGGGGATCCAGCATTATTGACACGGATAGGCTCCGTCGAGAAAAGGGCGTCATCTCCGTGTTGTTTGAGGTTATTGTTGGGACGACAGACAGTGAAAGGCTCAAGGCCAAAGGTCTGTCGAAACTGCCGTCGCCGGTCCGAACTGTGTCAGTGCGCGAAAGTGATTATCACTATCAGGCCCCGGACCATGTTCACCCGTGGCCTGCATCACATGAGCCAGAAGGCTACGGACCAGAATCGGCCTACCCGCAGGATTACCCCCCGTTTCCTACGCCATATCCTGCCCAATCCAACCAGCAGATTCCCTACTGGGAGACGGTCCCGGcccaaccgccaccaccgccgccagtTCCGCATTACATACCACCCCCAGACGTCCCTGACGAGAGCTCGCTCAACGAGAAGGAACGGATCAGACGCGCCGAGCAGAGGTTACTTCCCAGCCAACCGCCAGACGCGCCCGTTGCCGCCGGCCCGTCTAACTCTAGCGACGTGGTCAACGGGGAAAACATCTACGACGCTGACGACACGCCCTCGGCACCTCCTGATCTTGCCCTCCCTGCCGAGTCGCCACCAGAAGAACCACCGTCGGCGCCCACACTGGAAGAGCTCTCGGGTGGTGCGGTGATGAACTCGACAGAGGATAAACAAGAGCTTGAGCGGCGACGGTTGCTTGCCGAGGCGAGCGCGCCGCCGGAGTTCCCGGAGGATTACGATGATAACGCCATGGCGGGGCCTAGTGGTTCGTCAATACCGCCGAGCGCACCACCGATAGTGTCTGCTGTGGTGGCGGACTTTGAGCCGACGGCGCCGGTGATtaatgatgaggaggaggattacGGGAGGCATTTTTCTTATGCAGGGGCGTCGCCGGGGGCGGGGAGAGGGCCGGTGGatgcggtgggggaggaacTGCCGAGGTATGAGAGGTGA